CATGGTCTGGATGTCTAGTACACACCAGAAATCCGGTCGCCACTTGACAAAACCTATGTCATCTGTACCGGTTGTCCGATACCTACCGGATGTCAGGTCCATCATGATGTGTGGTATCCCCCGAATTTAAGAAAAAATCTTCATGAATTCAATAAATTTTAACCATTTTTAAAAAAGTACACAAAATTATTAAATGTTTAAGATTACTCAAAAAATCTTCACGAATTCAAAACATGTGCATAATTTCAAAAATTATTCAGGATTTCAAAATAATATTGATTTTTTTAAAACTATGGTCAAAAAATGAAAAggaaccaaaataaaataaaataaaataaaaaagaacatgacaaaaagaaaagagaaaatgggaataaaaaagaggaaagaacaaaaatgaaaaaaaatcagaaaaatcaAACAAAAACACTAGTCTGAACCTTCCCAAAGCCGGGAGAAACCTATTTGGGCCGGCCCAAAAATGTATGTGTGAGGAGCTGATGGGTGCAGGCGTGGTCGCTCACCAGCAACACCTATTTGACGCAATTTGTGTGAAACACAGCTACGATGCACTTGGTGACCGCCATTGGGCCGTCCCATTAGAGGCTGCGAGCAGGCCACTATAATTTTAGAAATGTGATTTTTGAACTATTCGAGCACAACAATGTAGCAACCAGGCCACTGTACATGTGCTGCCCATTTTCAGAATACATTTTCTTTTTAAATCCaacttttctaaaatttataAACATTTCTCAAAAATGAAATGAAGTTGAAATACAAACCCTTTTTTGAAACAGACAAACAACTATTTATCTTTTTATAAAATATGATCTTCTAAAATTCCCACACATTTTCCAAAAAAGTACATTTTTGATTGTTTGAACAAAGTTTAGAAACAGGAACAATTTTAAAAAAACACTAACAGTTTTAGAAATCCCCTATATCTTTTTaaaaacatgattttttttaagTTTGAATGATATTATAAAATGGTAACACTTTttgaaattctgaacattttCATGAAAGATGCTACTATTTTTCATGTTTCGGACCTTTTTTTTAAAtgcaaatattttttgaaaacacaaaatttctgaacatttttcgaaaatgaaaacatttttttaattgGTGAACAAATTTGAAAACAAGTTTTTTAAAATTCTAGCAATTTTTAGGATTTAAATTGTTTTAAAAATATTCTGGATTATTTGTTGAaaaatgcgaacattttttgaagttTTGAGCATCGTTGAACATGTTTTCAAAAATATAAATAAAGATTGTGAAAGTTAAATTCCGAACCATTGGAGTTATGCCGCTAATCGACCCGGTGAGGACGCCGAAACTAGTAGCCTGGGCGGAGTGGTTCAAGGTCGCCGAGCCGGTCGAGGCGCTGCTGCCTGGAGTCGACAAGATGGAGGAGTACATCACTAACGTGCTCTATCCAAAGTGGAACGTCGCGGTCACTGTGAACTAATTAAAGATCGTGTCGCTCCGATAATTCCTTTGCCTTCTTAGGGCGAACCTCTCCGAGCTTCCCAAACTCCACAAAATCAGCTTCTGGAGCTAGCTTCGAATTCCACCTGGCGATTGGCAAACCGTTCGGCACGCTCGTAGCTTCTCCCAGAGATTTGGCCTAGTTGGGGAGGCTGTAGGCCTGTTTAACGCTGGTGTAGGCCCGCTGGTAACATCCCAGATCGGGAGCAGTTGCCATGGGTGGACCTTGGGAAGAAGAAAGGGAGCTCAGGGTGGTCTTTTGGATGGGAACCGGCCGGGATGGCCCTGTATATGTCGGATCCGGCGGTGGAGCGGAGTGCTGGCCGGCTGAGGGGTGGATCCTGCCGGCCATGGCGGTGGGGGTGGTGGCGGCTGGAAGGTTAGGTCGAGGGAGGGAGACGAGCGCCACGATTCGAATGCGAGCGTGGCCTGTCGACTCAGGAAGCTGGCTCTCCGAAGCATTTTCTTTAGCGGTGGCTGTCTCGTTGTAAATATGGGCAACTCCAGTTTCTTGTTTTTCTGGAGCTGGGCTTTCCGGGCTTCACGATTTTACACGTGAGCGGGGCTCAACTTCTCAAATCCAGCTTCTTCTAAAATAAGCATTCGGGACAGCTTCACACGAGAAGTTTGAGGAGTTAGAAGCTGGAGGAGATCAGAACAGACCCTTAGTTGTTGAGTTGTTGAATTGTTGTCGTTTCATGAATGGTGCGCAGGCGTGCAGTCTATTCGATCTGAGTTGTTGACATGCTGTTTCGTGAACAAATTCCAAATGCGATTTTTTTTCTGTTGAGCTCTTTTAAGACCTCGCATCTTAATTACAAGTATGTTCTACCAAGCAGATTATTCCCGGGCTCTGTGGGTAGTGATTTCTAAGGGATGGATTTTACCTGGGATGGGATTTTTCTTTGTGAAATAACTGGGAAATCCTTATCTGAATATATTGCTAAAAAGTGTTATGAGGACTTGCTCCAAATTTTCTTTACAGGATACATGAAGTGATAAACATAACCAATCAATTACGACAACGGAAAAAAAGACCCTCGAAACAAGGGTTTTTTCTCCGACCGCTGGCCTCCGCTATTTTCCCGAGACAACACCTCACTTGAAGTTCTACTGACTCTTGCCTTGAGAATTTTTCGCTATTGTCAAAAAAAAATTTGGATGATTTAGAATTTAAACGTTGAAAAGGTATTAAATAGTATTCACATGCAACCATTAGCATGGGATGGGCACCTTTGCTCCGCACATAAGGTTGGACCAAATACTCGTAGCTCATGAGCGTTAGCTCAACTCATTAATCTTGTACAACTGACGTTAATGAACaaaggcaatcacttatttcagcTCGCATAATGTAACGAGCTTAATGAACGAGCTAACGAGTTTCACAGGCAACTCATTAAACACATTAGTACACCACAACACATATTATTATTTTAAGTGACAATATTTCGTGGCACCTCAACCCATTTATTAATATAATCGACCTAGGCCAGCCCATCAGAGGGATCAAACTAGCGCACCTCCTCATGTAGTTACCATATTCCTTCGTAAAAATCACACCCATGCTCTCATCCCATAGGCCGTAATACAGTGTAGTCTATCAATGAGCGCTGATGAGTTTAATGAACTTTAAACGAACAGAGAACTGAACTATGCTTTTTTGCTCGAAAAGCTTAACAAGCTTAACCACACGAGCTGAACAAGCTGAACCTGGACAGGATGAGCAGCTCGTTAATTCACGCCTATTCGCATGGAATTTTTTGTTACTGTTACACGTGGTCGGGGAAATATGCCAGAAATACAAGGAAAACAAATTCGAACTCACAAGCTGCATGGAGTTTGTTCATGGGTTTGTTAGTGCCCGGgtgtgatgcgtgcatgcattggTTAGTGGCTGTGTGGTAGCCGGGTAATGCGTGCGTGCGTGTAGTGGATGTGCACAAGTCTGGGTGTAAAAGCCCTCCCGTGTATTGATGTAAAGTGCGCCGGTATGAGCCGAGCCTAGGAGCCAGAGATGAAGTAGTGTCCACCGGGACCGTGGTATGCGCTCGGTCGGCTGTGAGAGAGCTCTTCTGGATAGGCTGCGGTGTGTTGCCGCTGCAGAAGTGAGGCCGTTCGTGCGGCCGAGGCGCCGTTGTGCGGCGGAGGCGTTTGTGCGCCGAAAAAATTGTGTTCTTCATCTTCCACCTTCGTTTGTGCGAGTGAGAGAAAGAGAGCGGCAACAATAGGGAACACCTACAGGTGTCGTCCCTGttggagttgtgtcgaatattgtgtacaaggtaggttacaattggacttgtagttgtattgtgtttagataggatatggagtcgcGTCCAGAGCGAccgggtgcggtattgtagcggtgtcatggggaggagcggCCATAGTCAAGCCCCGgaggatgtagccatatcggtgaacctcgttaacaaatctcggcgtcatgctcgtgtgattgcttggtccgcGGATGATCGACGATGATCTCGGATTTATTCTGACAAGTGATATGTTGAGCAAGGTTACGAGAAGGTCGCACGGGTTGATCTAGAGGAAGGAAGATATCGTCGTTGGAGTTTGCCAGGAGCGATCTGCAGCAGACGTGTCGGCGGTTGTAATCTTTGCAAGGCGATCATGGAGCGGCAGCGATCCAGACTAATCTTGGCGAGTTCGGCAAGCTTCGGAATCATGTGGCACGTCCAGGTGCGTGCAACCGCAGCGGTGGGCGCGGCTCAGAGCGAGACACGTGCAGGAGGCGGTCAGGCAGCACGAGCAACTGTTTGATTCGGAGCAGTGGGCGAGCGGAAAGAGATGCAAGTGATCGGACAGAGGTTTGTTTTGGACCAAAAGGAGACCGAGTCTCCATAGTACTGACACGGACAGGCAGGCAAATCAGTCTAGCGTAAGGAAAGATCCGTCAAGCGATATGTATCCATCAGGAGCACTATTTGCGTATGCGTCTGCAAGGGAAAGGCAAAGCTAGCATTGGAGTTGAGCCACGGGAGCCACACCACGTGAAGATCAAAGATTTTTTTGGTTGGAATTGCTATTAGTACGCGGAGGCTGTTCGTGTGCTTGGGGCATCGCGTGGAAAGCTTGGATATTTTTTCACTGGGTCAGTCATACGAAGAACCATGGCACCAACGGGTAGCAGGTTTGTGGGGGAGAAGTTCACAGAACTGAAAACCTAGGGTTATGACAGACAAGGATGAAAGATTTGTTGGCACAACAAGGGTGCTTGAAGGCATTGCGGGAAGTCATGATAGCTTAGATGGAAGTATCATGTGATGGATGGGAATTCGTGAAAGACGATATGGAAACCTCGAGCGTGTCATACAATAGAACGAGATAGGCTGGGTCGGACTAGACAGTCTGACGGATCGACGTGAGTCGGTTGGTACAGAAGACGGTGGTAGGATCAACGACAACGACATAGgagcgtgatgctgatggtgacCGACTTCTGGGCGTGGAAACACATGACACAGGCTTGAGGGCTTGTGTGGCTTCGACAAGACTATGGCGCGGGGTTGATTCAAGATGGCGTACGCATGTAAGCTTGAAGTCGACGGGACGCGAGGGTGCATTGATCATctaccatggagtcatgttgaaggtggagctggatTGAGGGGCTACGATGTAAGGATCCAGGGAATCGAAGCCTATTCAGCGGGGAAAAGCGAGTGACAGGCAGTTCGAATTGCAGCCCAGTGGTCTGATGGAAGCGTGAAACTCGTcatcggtcggtgatgatcgATGGTATACTCTGCAGTGGGGGTTGAGTGGTGTGGGTTCGCGACCCTTGAGACTCGACCGGGGCAGCAGAGGCTTGACGCGGTAATAGCGGCGAGGCGTGCAGCGCGCACGGGACATGGAGACGGGCTAGGGCTCTGGTGGTCCTACATGTGGTGAGACAACTGCGAATTTGACTCGGGATGACTACAAGCAGCGGTGAAATTTCTTCAAGTTTCAGACAGACGGTCAAGGAAGGAGCGGTGATGTTGAGTTCAGATAACTCTTATGTGTGACacccaatatgtgagttgttcactttcacgcAGGTCAGTGATCGGTGTGTGATGAAGTTGGATGGATACTCTGGAAGTTGGAAGCACAGACTAGAGTAAAGAGGAGCTTAATTTTGCTCGAGCGTTGACTGTGGTCAAGAAAAGAAGGGACTACAAGTTGCAGGTGAAGTCACATGGAGTCTTTGGAGTAGCAGTGATACCCATGGGATAactcaagtccaatgtacatggaagtttgacgcattgacgaattcaaggtggtggagaatattcgtcaaggtggagtttgttggagttgtgtcgaatattctgtacaaggtaggttacaatAGGACTTatagttgtattgtgtttagataggatatggagtcgtgtccaagtaggacacttctatcctaggcctctcatatatagtgggggtagacacacgatgtaacctatgccaacataatagcaccggAACGCAGGGGAAGCCGGCGGCATGTGCCGGCGTCCAGGGCGACCGGGTGCGGTATTATAGCGGTGTCATGGAGAGGAGCGCCCATAGTCAAGCCCCGGGGAtatagccatatcggtgaacctcgttaacaaatctcggtgtcatgctcgtgtgattgcttggtccgcGGATGATCAACGGTGACCTCGAATTTATTCTGACAGTCCCCTTCTTGGAGGCACTGCCAAAGGCATTTCTCCGTGCCGCTCTTCACGCACCATAGCTCTAGTTCATCGGATTGGACAAAGGCAGAGTTGTAGCGTCATCCCCTACTTAAAGGCGTTGTCTTGGTTGCTCGTGAAGTCCTTGGTCTTGGAATGGAAGATGTTGGTTGCCATGCTTGGTTTGGGCTGCTTCTCAAGGCTTGGGCATCTGGGGCACAACGAACGAAATCGTTGACCCTTCCTCCATGGTCTCCTTTTTTCACCGGCCGGGTCCTGCAACCCATTTGCCGTCTCTTTAGGCGCTCAAGGTGTgtgtggggtggggtgggggggggggggtatattGATTCCGTACGTGCTGGAGTTTTGGCGGCACGAGTGCAGGACGGAGGTCCTCCCATTGGTCATGACGCGTTCTAGGTGTGATGTGTCTCGTCTCCTAGCCTTCCTTGGCCGGAGGTCGGGCTAGGTGAGTTTAGGTTGTAGTGTTTTTCTCTGTTGTGTTCTTACCCACACTTGTTATGGCGCCTCGCATTGTTCTCTCGTAACTATCAATAAAAACATGCGCAATTCTCTGTGTATTCGCAAAAAGAATTCTACTACTAAACGGCCACGGTGATTGATCTCTAAAATACGAATCCTTTAGTTTGGTAACCAGCTGGCAAGAAGCGGTGTAGGATGATGTTCTTCATGGTTTGTCGAAACCTCTTGCCTCGCTGCTTTTGTGACAGCGCGGTGCCGCCTTTTACTTTCTTTCCATTGTTGTATTTCTCTGTATGGTTGTGGCTTGGAGGCAGACGAAAGCGTCCTCCAGCTTACCCTGCCAGCTCTAATTGGTCAGCTTTCTATAAAACATGGGGTGGAAAGCCTCATTTTCTAAAGAAAAGTTGGAAGCAGCCTTGTGTTGTCAAGGTGAGGCATCGCAGGATCAAGACAGGATGCAAGTTGGCGTAAACGTCTGACCCATTTGCTTGAGGTTATCAGCAAGGAGCCAACGCCTGACTGGGGTAGGAGGAAGTACTACATGAAAGGCACTGCCTAACCGATGCACCTAGTCTCATTTCAGTGCACATGTTGGGCACGCAGAGAAAATTCCTCCCAGCAGGTATCTGTCGGATACTCGGATTCGGTCTGTCCCTCTCTGGCTAGATAGTGTAGGTAGTAAATCATGTAGTGTCTACTCCAGCTCACGTCATGCATGACATAGTATGGCAGCCAAAGTCAAGTCACCTTGACTGGCAAGTCTTCCACCCCTTGGTGCCCAAGGTAGGTGCTACAGTCGTTTTTTGTACAGCAATACAAACGGCCGATGCATGCCCAGCGTTGTAGAAGCAAGCCAATGCAAAGCAATCCATTTGAGCTTCACAAAACTAGTTGGAATTTACGTTGACACTCGTGTTCATCTGCGTGTTGTGCACTAGCTAGTGTGTCCGTGTGCTAGTAGCCTACAGCACCGTTTCTCTTGGGAGGCATTTCATATACACGCGATTTACACGTACAGTACAGACATCCTTCAAGGACAATCATGTCCGGCGCTCAAGAGCAAGGGCTGAAGCTGCTGGTGCCGCGGAGCGGCGTGAGCATATACGCCATCCGCGTCCAGATGGCGCTTGCCATGAAGGGTCTGGCTTACGACTACCTCCCCGCGGACCCCGGGTGCAAGAGCGACCTCCTCCTTACGTCCAACCCCGTGCACAAGAAGCTGCCCGTCCTCATCCACGGCGGCAGGCCCGTCTGTGAATCGCTCATCATTGTGGAGTACCTTGACGACGcattccccggcaacggcgcctcCATCCTCCCCACCGACCCCTaccgccgcgccgtcgcccgcTTCTGGGCCGCCTATGTCGATAACAAGGTTTGTCCCCTTCCCTCTCATCTAGCTAGTTTAAGCTTCAAGAATTGAAGTTGCATCACACGGGCGCCATTTTATTGCCGCAGATGTTCCCTTCGTGCATCGGCATTCTCAATACGGCGAAGCAGCAGGAGAGAGCTGACAAGGTGGAGGAGACCTTGGCAGCTTTCGGGCTCCTAGAGGCCGCCTTGGCGGAGTGCTCCAAAGAAGGCGAGGCGGAGGCGCCGTTCTTCGGTGGTGGCTCCATCGGGTTCCTGGACATCGCGCTCGGGTGCTATATTCCCTGGTTCGAAGCGATAGGCCGCCTTGCTGGCGTGCCGCCGTTCCTAGACGCGGCGAGGACACCAAAGCTGGCCGCGTGGGCGGGGCGGTTCAGGGCCGCCGAGCCGGTCATTGCGCTGCTGACGGCGGTGGACAAGGTGCAGGAGTACATCACGTCGGTGCTTTACCCAAAGTGGAACGTCGCTGTCACAGCTAGCAACTAATTAAAGATCATGTGTTTCCATTGCCGGCAGGGGCTCGTGTCGATCCAATAATTACTCTGCTTTCCGAGTTAACTGTTAGATAGATTGCTTAGATAGATTGATTGGCTCTCAAGGCAACTATGTAATTTTTTGGCTCTCAAGTAACTTTGAGTTTACTCCTAAGTAACATGTGTATTTTCGTCGGGTACAAATACCTCATTTCTATCATCAATAAAGATTAATGGATCATCTTTCATTCAACTCTCTCGTTCTTTAATTTGTACTTTGAACAGGTTATCGGCACGCTCTTAACCGAGagagtttttttttttgcgggaatcTTAACCGAGAGAGTTGCCACACAGTATAAAAAGAAAGCCACGGGGAGGCGGCCTAACAGTGGCAAGGCGCCGAGGCTTTCTCTCGCATCTGGAGGCAATATGATCGGTGCGCGACGCTCGCCCGGCGGCGGAATCCTCAGGTGCGTATCCATGGCACACCATGGAGCGCCCGACGGCTCTCAGCACCATTGTTGCCCCGGCAGCGTCAAGCGATGAACGACACCGTCCTCGGCAAGGACAAATGAAACAACTTTTTCCATCCACATCTCCGTCGATTTTCAACGCTGGACTCGGTACAAATAGAGAAATCAATGTCAAATAAGGTGATTCAGTTCAGTTTTATTCCTCACAAATCAATTGCTTTAGCGGGAACGCCAAGAAccaagaagaaaaacaaaaattcATAGTCAAGTACAGGGAAGAATCCAATCCACATCCTGTACTACCTCTCGGAGGAGATCAAATACAAGCGATCTAAATAGAGGAAAACATCCAGAGAAAAAGAAGGGAAGAAGCCCCATAGAGCGTACCTCGGCGTTTGGCAACGACCGCGTCCTCCACCTCTCGGAAGCAGCATCCGACGCGGCGCTCCTCCCTCAGGCGGAGCACAACCACGGCGCGGCGCGTAGCCCTCCCTCGGACGCGGCTCGCAGGCCGGTGGCACAGGCAGCAATCGGCCGGATCACGCATTGTAGCATGGCCCCTCCTACTGCATATGGCAGCGCAACTCCGCGGGCATCGTTCGTCATTTCGGCCGGCGGCCCGGCTAGCTAATCACCACGACAAGCATCGATTTGGGAATTCTTTCCAACTGAATCGTACGGGAGAAAGGAAGGGCATGGACGAACCGTGTCTCTTCGGAATCTTATCCTGGTAAAACTATATCATAGTAGAATACTCCTCGGGCTCTCGCAACCGCGTCGCCCCCCCGGGCGACCGGCCGCGCCCCGATCTCCTTCTCCAGCGACCCTCCCCCCTCCTTCCCTCCCCGCCGCCGTCGTCGGTGCTCGCTGTCGGGCCTGGCCCGAGCGacgctggcggcggcggccccCTCGCTTTTCCCCTCTCGGCTTCCTCTGGCGCGGGACGGAGCGGGCTGGGGGGTGTCCCTAGGCGGCGGCGGTCTGTCGTGGCGGCGGGGTCCTGGCGCTACGCAGGCGGATGGCTGGACGGCGGCGTCGCCGTTGGTGGCGTGGTAGCACGGCGGCGCGTCCTGGCAGCGCCGcgcggcccagatctgggcccttcGGGCCCATctgggcgggccggcggcggggtgagCCTGCGGCATGACCTCCAAGAGGCCGGGGCGTGGCGGCAAGCGGCTGCGCGCTGGCGACGCGGGTACCAAATCGCTGCAGCGTGGCCGGCGGGGCTTTGCGGGCCCGTTTGGGCCCGGCCGGGCCAGGGGTGGCCTGGTGTGCCCTGCTTTCGCGTCAGGCCGGCGACCGCGACAGTGCAGGGGGCTCGGGCCTCCCGCACGTTGGCGGGGGAGGTGGGTCCCTCCTGCTCGATAGCGATGCCGCTGCTTCCGTCGTTTGGAGTTTCTCTTCGGGTCTCTTGGCCTCGTGGTGGTGTTCGTAGTGAGGCGGCATGGATGGTGGCGCAACCGTGTTGGCGCAAGGTGGTGTGCGGAGGTTTGGCTGGTCGGCTCCGGTTCGGTCGGACGGCGAGGTTTGGAGTATGGGAGAAATCCTTGCCGGTCTTCGGCTCCGATGCGGTGACACCTGCGGGTGCCACCATCCCTTCTTGGAGGGTGTCGTTGTTATCCATCCCCCAACTCCCTCCTcgtgccgggggggggggggggggggggtgctgcTTGGTGCACGGCGGATCGAAGCCTCGGGCTATGGTTGTTTGTCTCCTGTGGGCGCAGCAGTGGCGGGTCATCCACGCTTGGTTGAGCTGTCGTTGTTGGcttttgtttcttcttctttttcttttgggCTTGTTGTGCTGCTCGCCCAGCAATCTTGTAATCGGTGTTGGTTGCTTTGAAATACaaagcggggggaaacccttttcGGTAACCTTATCTCTTCGTCTGTTATTCAATTTAACCCTTGTGCTTTACTTATTCAGAGATTAGGTATGCAAACAGCCCTGGGATTATATGCTAATCCACTATAAATCCTTCAAATTTTCAGTTCAGACATTTGTCTTTGCTGTAATTTGCAACCTAGCCATCAGACTATTTAAATACATTATAACCGAGCACTTTTCATGCCCTCTCAGGCCATTAGCATTCGTATCCGTTGGATCGCCACTTTTAGGCTCCTTGGCCATCCGATCGGCTCTTAATCGCACGCAATCCTGCGACCAGGTTCACGTAATGAGCACTAATGCTCTTGGGCCGCTGCTCTGGCGGGTTTTTTTCGGCTTCTGAGATTCAattgggcctactgggcctatACTACGCTTCTGTGCGACACAAAAGTGGAAAACCCTAAAACATTTGACACTCGCGACCCTGCTTTCGTTCGCTGGCAGCCTCGCATGGCGACGCCTCTCCATGGTGAGACTTCTT
This sequence is a window from Aegilops tauschii subsp. strangulata cultivar AL8/78 chromosome 7, Aet v6.0, whole genome shotgun sequence. Protein-coding genes within it:
- the LOC109766333 gene encoding probable glutathione S-transferase GSTU6 — protein: MSGAQEQGLKLLVPRSGVSIYAIRVQMALAMKGLAYDYLPADPGCKSDLLLTSNPVHKKLPVLIHGGRPVCESLIIVEYLDDAFPGNGASILPTDPYRRAVARFWAAYVDNKMFPSCIGILNTAKQQERADKVEETLAAFGLLEAALAECSKEGEAEAPFFGGGSIGFLDIALGCYIPWFEAIGRLAGVPPFLDAARTPKLAAWAGRFRAAEPVIALLTAVDKVQEYITSVLYPKWNVAVTASN